The DNA region TACATCACTCTCAGTAACAGCTCCTGATGCACTATATATTGAAACAAATCTTATCTTATCACTTTGTATTTTGTTTAGAGCATCTCTTAAAGCCTCAGCACTGCCTTGAACATCTGCTTTAATTATAACCTTAAACTCTTTCATAGCATCTGAAGCTATTTTCTCATAAAGGTTTTCTAAAGTAACTTTAACATTAGCCTTCAAAGCTTCCTGCTGTTTTAATTGTACTCTCTTATCAGCTATAGCTTTAGCCTCTTTTTCATCAAGCATAACATTGAAAGATTCACCAGCTTCAGGAGTCTTTTCAAAACCCAAAACTTCAACAGGTGTAGAAGGTAAAGCCTTTGTAACTCTTTGACCTAAATCATTAACCATAGCTCTTACTTTACCAACAGAAAGTCCGCAAACAAAATAGTCTCCGATTTTTAAAGTACCATTTTGTACAAGTACAGTACCAACAGGACCTCTTCCCTGGTCAAGCGAAGCCTCTAATACTATACCAATAGCTTCTCTATTAGGATTAGCTTTTAATTCTAGCATTTCAGCTTGAAGTATTATAGCTTCCAAAAGGTCATTAATTCCTTGTTTAGTTAAAGCACTTACACCTATATATTGAGTATCTCCTCCCCATTCTTCAGGAGTAAGACCATGTTCAGATAAAGCAGCTTTTACTTTATCCATAGAAGCATTAGGTAAATCCATTTTATTAACAGCAACAATGATAGGTACATTAGCTTCTTTAGCATGGTTTAAAGCTTCCAAAGTTTGAGGCATAACACCGTCATCTGAAGCAACAACAAGTATTACTATATCAGTACTTTTAGCACCTCTTGCTCTCATCATAGTAAATGCAGCGTGACCTGGAGTATCAATAAAAGCTATCTCTCCGCTAGGAATTTTTACTTTATAAGCACCTATATTTTGAGTAATACCGCCGCTTTCTTTAGAAGTTATATTACTATGTCTTATAGCATCAAGAAGCGAAGTTTTACCATGGTCAACGTGTCCCATAATTGTTACAACAGGAGGACGAGGTTTTAAGTCTTCTGGTTTATCTTCTTTTATCTCTATAGTAGCTTCTTCTTGTAATGATATAACATTAACCTTACAGCCAAAATCATCAGCAATAATTGTAGCTGTATCAGAGTCAATTATATCATTAACTCTAGCCATAGTACCCATACCCATAAGTTTAGATATTATGTCTGAAGCTCTTAAGTTCATCTTTTTAGCTAAATCTCCAACAGTGATAGTTTCCATTATGCTGATTTCTTTTTCAACACTTGCAAGTCTTTGTTCCTGCTGAAGTTTTTTAGCTTGTAATTTATTAAATATTTTATTTTCTTGTCTTTGAGCAGCTTCTGCTTTAGAATCTTTTTGAGAAGACTTTTTATCGTACTCTTTTTCTTTCTTCTCATAATCTCTTTTTTTATTATCTTTCTTATTATCTTTTTTGAATGATACCTCTTCTACAGGAGGCGGAGTAATTTGAGTGTTTTTATATTGCTTATCTCTAGAGAAATCTCTATTGTTTGATTCTTTATTAAAACCTTTATTATCTCTTTCTCTATTATTATTGCTATTATCTCTGTTATTATTAAATTTATTATTATTAAAAGGTTTTCTCTGCTCTGGAGTTTGAACATTTTCTGTTTTTGCAGAGTCTTGTTTTTCTGTTTTATTATGTATAATAATTTTTTTACTACAACTTTTTTTATCTTTTTAACAGTAGCACTAGCTTGACTTTCTTCAGTATTATTAGAATTATTAGATTTTTTGTTAATAATTACTTTTTTAGGTTTATTATCAGAAGATAAGTTTTGTTGATTTTTGTCATTACTCTCATTTATTTGAGGCATCATTTTCCTTCTTTTTTAAAGTATTCACTTGCAAGATAAATTATATATTATCTTACAAGTGTTTATTTATATTTATTAATTTGTTGCTCTAGGTAATAAGTTATTTGTTACTTGTCCTTGTGTGTTAGGCATAGTAGTAGGAGGTACTATAGTTGGTTCTCCTAATACAGCATTGTTTCTTTCTATTACTGCTTTGTCTTTTAAATCAATAATTTCTCTTTGAACGTTTTGTTCTGCATAAACTCTTTTATAAATATCAGCTATATATGGAGCTGTTTGAGTATTATATTCTGTGATACCATATTGAGCTAATTGTAATTGGTCTTTTGCTTGGTCAAAGAATGCTTTAGCTTGCTCTGGAGTTGGAGCTGGTACATTGCTTGCTGCTTGTTCTATTAATTTTTGATAATAGTACTGAGCTTTAATATTTCTGATAGTAGCATCTATTGTAGATTTAGCTTCTTCTGTTTCAAAGAATTTATCTGTTTCTGCTTTTTTTAGCAAAAGTATTTGGTTAATTAAATCTTCTGCGTAGTTTTGTTTATATCTATTATCGCTCTCTATCATAGCTATTTGTTCAGGAGTTGCTCCTTGTGCTTTCATAGAGTTTAAGAATACTTTATAATCTTTATTAAAATTAGTTTGATTTATTGTAAAATCATCTACTTTTAAAACCCATTCACCTTCACCGCCTTGAAGATAAGCTAATGAATCTGAAGAGTTAGTAGTTTTTGTGTTTGAACAAGATACAAAAAATATCGATAAAACTATTAATGATAAAAATACTTTTTTAATATACATAAAAAATACTCCTTAATTTACAATACAACTTAATAGTTGCAATAGTTTATCATATATGTATTATTAGTGCAAGCTATTTTATAAATATTTATTTCTTACCAGAATACATATTTATCACTAAATTATTAAGTTCTTTTTCTAATATACCATACCAAATAGATTTTCTTCTTTTTAGAGCATTACTATCTAAGGCATATTTCATTAATTTATTATAAGTTTCATTTGCTTTTTGCACATTTTGAAATATAGGAACATGATTAGCAGGAAATATCTCTGTTAAGTTCATTTCTATTTCTTTTTTAATTACTATATCATATATAGGTAAAACTTTTTCGTAGCCATTGCATATACTCTCGGCATATTCTAATACCATAGGGTCAAAGTCAGGAATTGTTTTCAATAGTTTTATTATAAGAGCAAAAGTATCTATAGCTTCTTTATAATTTTCTTTAACTACATAAGCTCCATTTGCACTATTGCATAAATCATATATAGTTTTATTATCATAAGCAGATATATATTCATTAACTCTTTTGTTGATTTGAAATTTAGGCATAGAGCTAACTGCTTTTGAAATCAAATCTAATATGCTTGTAAATAATCTCTGCTTCCACAAATTTCCTTTTATACTTTTTACAAGTTCTTCCATTTCATTAAAGAAAGCTTCTTTATATTTTTCATTAGGATTAAATATTGCTTCAACTATAGGAATCTCAGTTCCCTTAAAAGATATCATACCATTATCATAGAAAGATATAATATTCTTTTCAAATATTTCACTTTTTACTTTGCTATTTTCTTTAAGGAAGTTAAATTGCAAATTTTTTGTAACAATTATTTTAGTATCTTTTGGAGATAACATATTTGCTCTAGCTTGCATTCTTGCTGCATTGTTAATAAGAAAACCAGATAAATCTCCATCTTCTGTGATAATAAGAGAATTATTGCTCATTCCTCCAGCTATACCAGCACTTACTTTGAACTCTGGAAATATTGAAGTATCTATATCAGGACATTCTGTTAATATTCTTTTTTTGCTCAAAGCTCCAATAATAGCCATAGTAGCACTTAATGCATCAGTTGCCGATGGGCACATCATTACTATTTCATCGCCCTGCTTTCTGTGAGATATAACATTATAAAATCTTGTAAGTTCGCTTATTTTATTTTGAAGCAAATCATCTAAAGCATGCATCTTAGAAAGGTTGTTTTTATTCTCTTCGCAAAATTTAGTATATCCATGAATATCAAGCATTGCTATATAAATATCAGCTATAGTTAAACTAAGTTTTAAATCTCCAGCAAAACTATATTTAGGATTTTCTATAACAAATTGATCCCACAATTTTGGATACATTTCTTTATCCAAGTTATTAAAGAATCCCCAATTAATTTTTCTTAT from Brachyspira pilosicoli P43/6/78 includes:
- a CDS encoding SurA N-terminal domain-containing protein, with protein sequence MYIKKVFLSLIVLSIFFVSCSNTKTTNSSDSLAYLQGGEGEWVLKVDDFTINQTNFNKDYKVFLNSMKAQGATPEQIAMIESDNRYKQNYAEDLINQILLLKKAETDKFFETEEAKSTIDATIRNIKAQYYYQKLIEQAASNVPAPTPEQAKAFFDQAKDQLQLAQYGITEYNTQTAPYIADIYKRVYAEQNVQREIIDLKDKAVIERNNAVLGEPTIVPPTTMPNTQGQVTNNLLPRATN